gttggaagagacccaccggatcatcgagtccaaccattcccatcaatcactaacccatgtccctcagcacctcgtccacccggcccttaaacccctccagggaaggggactcaaccccctccctgggcagcctctgccagggaccaatcaccctttccgtgaaaatttttttcctaatgtccagcctgaacctcccctggtggagcttgaggccattccctctcgtcctgtcccctgtccctcgGGAGAAGAGGTGGAAGACGTGGATCTTTTTGCACCAGCGCCTGTGAagccccagagcagcccccaCCCTGGGAGCACCCCcagtgcaggagctggaggcactgggaccCCAATCTCTTTGTCTTTTACCCCAAAACCACACAGCCAGGCGTCCCCAGGCCACCGCTTCCCCTTTCTGCTTATCCTTCCCCCTGGAGCTGGGGAGAGCAAGCACTGACTCGTGGCTCGGTGCAGGGCTGGTGTGCATTCCCGCTGCAGCAGCCTGGACCTGGATGTCCCCGGACCACCCACCTCCATGCCGGACACGCCGGGGGGCTGCTCGCCTCGACCCCCCAGCTCAGCCCTCATCTACAGCAACGTAGGTGAGTGATGCCCTGACTCACTGACCTCCTCCTGGCCGAGGTGCCACCTTGGATGGTGGCATCAAACCCCACCActgtctccatcctcctcctacAGCAtccagctggggctgggcatCGCTTTGGGGCTGGAAACATGCAGTGGGGCCAATAACAACATGCTTGGACTCGCGTCGCACTCTTTCTCTcacttttcccccctccttcctcctgggGAAGTCTCAGCCTTGCCATGTCTGTTcctatggttggactcgatgatccggtgggtcttttccaacctgatgattctatgattctccctcCCCAGGAGAGCTGCGAGCCCACCTCGTCCCCACCAAGGCCAGCCGAGGGGAAGGAGCCAGGAGCTCCCTTTCTCAACCCAACCGGGATCCCCTGCCTCCCCCATTGCCAAAAAAACAGCTCCAGCGAGCAGAGTCCCTCCCGGAGCAGAGACCATCCCGACATTGCCAGGGTGACCCCACACCATGGGCTGGTGGCATCCTCTCCAGCACCCCAGCACGGAACGAGAAGGGggctcccagctccatcccgCCATGGGAAAGACCCTCCCGGGGACCTAAGAAGCCCCTGACCAAGTCTCAAAGCCTTGGAGAACCTgcggcttggagcagcctgcaAAAAACCCAGTGGCCGAGCCCGGCGGAGCTGACGTTTGGGACGGTGGACGGGGAGCTGGGGAAGCTGCTGGAGAACCAAGCTGGGGTGTGTGGGGTGTTGTTGGGGTGCCAGGCAGCCACCCTGGCCCGGCTCGCAGGTCGCATCCAGGAGGAGCtcgtggggctggaggagcagcagcagctgctggaggcagagctggcagggaaGAGATGGGCAGCGCTCAGCATCCTGGACCGAGAGCCGTGCTGCGAGAGCGGGGACGCGTGGTACTTCAGGGTGGGCTTCACTTTTAAGCAAAAGCAGCTGGTGTTTGCAGCCAAGGTAAGCGGGGAATGGAGGGAAATGACCTGGGTGGTGCAGGCTGGGAGACTGGATCCCAGGGCATGGGGGGCTCCGGCGCTGCAGGCAAACGCGAACGAGGAGCGTGGGGCTTTTCCACTGCCCCCAGCACGCAGGTGGTTCCGCTTTCTGCACCTACTTCTGCATTTGCTCAAGGCGATGGCGCTGCTGGGGTGAGGACAACGGCTTCAAAGGTCCACGAGGAGAACGGCACCACTGGGGGAGATGCCCTGGCAAGTGGTCTTGAGGGGCCAGCGGATGcaaagagcagagctggctcctCAAGCAGGATGAGACCCATCAAAGCAGCTCCGCAGCTCACTTGGGAGTTAAACCTCCCCTCTATTCCCTTTTCCAGCAGGCACCAGGGGGTTCAGAGGGTCTGGGGAGCCCAGCATCATGCTGGTGGTCTTGAGGGGGTGGCCCAACCCAGGAGAAGACACATATGCCTCCATCCTCTCACAACTGCCCATGCCCCATCTCTCTTTGCAGGTCCCCAAGCCAAGCTGCACCAGCCTGGGGGCGCAGAGCTCTCTTGGGGTTCACTGCAACATCCAGCGTGTGATCGGCCACTTCACTGACCACCTCCCTCAGGAGCTGGTGCTCCCAGGAAGCCCTGGAGAGCAGAGTGGATCCCCATCTGGAGAGGAACCAGCCTGTCCTGCTACCCACCCTGTCCTGCAGGTGTTCATTTCTCCTGAGGTTCCCTACCAAACCCTGGCAGGCTTCGTGAGAGGATCCCATGGTTTGCACAGGACCAGCCCTGGGCACTACGAACGCCTGGcttgcctcctcctcctgcaggtgTGCatggggctggagcatctccggGTGCAGAAGGTGAGGCAGGGGGACCTCTGCCCTGAGAACCTGCTGCTGGTGCAGAGCCCGTGTCCTTCCCAGAGCCAGCAAGGCAAGGTGGCGTCCCCGGGGCTGTCCCTTCCAAGGCTGCTCATCAGTAGCTTCTTCAAGATTAAAGAGAAGCGAAGACCTTGTTCAGCCAGCCAAGAGCAGGACTGGACTGAGGGGCTTGCTGCGCTGCCCTCCCAGGTGGCAGAAGAGCTGCATGTAGGCATGCTGATCTACCAGATCCTGCACGTGGACATCTCTCTGGAGAACATCTTGGGGTTCAGAAGCAATAGACTTCCAGAAATCCCCTCTCTGTCCATCTATTCCATGGGACTCAAGCGTCTGGCTGCACTGCTTCTCCACAGAGACCCCCACAAGAGGGTCTCCATTGAGCAGGCAAGGAGCATCCTGCAGGTCCTGCTCTGGGGGCCTCGCCAGGAGCTCTTTGCCAGGAGCAAGAAAACTCTCCCCCTGCTCCAGAGGTGGGTGGAGGTGAAGagggctctgctgctcctgaaATTTGCGGAGAATTCAGCTGGAGTGATGGGGAACCCTGGCCTCGAGGAGTGGCTCTGCTGCCAGTACTTCAAGGAGGTCACCGAACAAACCCTCTACCGAGTCACTCAGGTTCTCTACACTCCTTAAAGGCAACCTGAAGTTCAGTCCACCCACAGATGCCCTCAAAGCCCACGAGGACTTGGCCAAATCCACCAGCTCAAAAGGAATCCAAGCTGGGAAGCTTCTGAGAAACCTGGCTGGGAAAACTTTCTTTGCAAACGCGATCTCACCTCCCCTACCACACATCAAGGAGGAAGCTGGGACCAGATTCCATCCATGGCTCCCACAATACCAGGTGTGTTTTTATACATACGATCGATTCTCGTTTGATGCTGTGAGGCCAGTTTCTCAGAGCATCTCAGGGAAGACGGCTGGATGGAAGCCACATCACCAAGCTCCAGTTTAGTGGCTGATTATCCCGGGTCGGGTTTACGAGGCTTAGTTTGCACAACTTatgcttggacttgatgatctggtgggtcttttccaacctggtgattctgtgattctatgattctatgattcaaccaCCCTTGGACCCCTCCTGCGGCCGAGGCTTTCGCTGGTTtaaataacaaagcaaaaaccACTCACCTTAAAGCCCAGAAATCTAATACCTCGTGCAGCCTGCTCTTTCGGGAAACAATCTGTGGCACAGTCACAAAGATCAATGACATTTGAAAGGAGGAAATACAGCCGCCACACAGCTTCAATAAAACCCAGAGCTGAGTCTCTTAAATACTGGTCCTTTATGTGGTTCCTTGACAGCATCGCACACCCCGGCGATGcattcagagagaaaaacaaagccaaacttCACTGCCTGGTAGTGATGAGGCAGAACAGCCTCGATGGCACCTGGTTAATCATTTGCtatgtccctggaggtgttcaaggccaggtgggatgggccttgggcagcctgggctggtgggaggtgtccctgcccatggcaggagggttggaactggatgagctttaaggtcccttccaacccaaactgttctatgattctatgacaagcaCCCACAGCTCAGGCTGCAGGGTTGCATCTGCTACCCCTGAGCTGCACCCTGGTCCCCAAACCCACGCAGATGCCAAGCG
Above is a window of Phaenicophaeus curvirostris isolate KB17595 chromosome 28, BPBGC_Pcur_1.0, whole genome shotgun sequence DNA encoding:
- the PEAK3 gene encoding protein PEAK3 is translated as MTSTRRARDGERELLPSREMEPEPPGPPPLPGKTQRAGVHSRCSSLDLDVPGPPTSMPDTPGGCSPRPPSSALIYSNVGELRAHLVPTKASRGEGARSSLSQPNRDPLPPPLPKKQLQRAESLPEQRPSRHCQGDPTPWAGGILSSTPARNEKGAPSSIPPWERPSRGPKKPLTKSQSLGEPAAWSSLQKTQWPSPAELTFGTVDGELGKLLENQAGVCGVLLGCQAATLARLAGRIQEELVGLEEQQQLLEAELAGKRWAALSILDREPCCESGDAWYFRVGFTFKQKQLVFAAKVPKPSCTSLGAQSSLGVHCNIQRVIGHFTDHLPQELVLPGSPGEQSGSPSGEEPACPATHPVLQVFISPEVPYQTLAGFVRGSHGLHRTSPGHYERLACLLLLQVCMGLEHLRVQKVRQGDLCPENLLLVQSPCPSQSQQGKVASPGLSLPRLLISSFFKIKEKRRPCSASQEQDWTEGLAALPSQVAEELHVGMLIYQILHVDISLENILGFRSNRLPEIPSLSIYSMGLKRLAALLLHRDPHKRVSIEQARSILQVLLWGPRQELFARSKKTLPLLQRWVEVKRALLLLKFAENSAGVMGNPGLEEWLCCQYFKEVTEQTLYRVTQVLYTP